A section of the Petrimonas sulfuriphila genome encodes:
- a CDS encoding ABC transporter substrate-binding protein — MRKRFFSGMLLLFYVVVSFAQTPYKRIVSLAPSLTQSLYYLDAQDNLVGCTSYCMAAKEDKKEVVASAVKANLEKVIALKADLVLVSGFTDLQDIETLRKFGIKVEVFQSPKSFQEICGQFIRLGKLIGKEERARQIVLESEQKIKNISSGIKWGKKPRMFFQIGANPLFSVLPNTFMDDYMNFLGAENIAKTLKRGSVSREFVIAQNPDYIFIVTMGIVGKEEKDTWSRYSQLTASRKKQIHIIESDIACQPTPITFVQTMEVLEKIINK; from the coding sequence ATGAGAAAAAGATTTTTTTCAGGCATGCTCCTCCTTTTTTACGTTGTTGTTTCTTTTGCCCAAACCCCGTATAAAAGAATAGTATCGCTTGCTCCCTCTCTCACGCAGAGCCTTTATTACCTGGATGCCCAAGACAATCTTGTAGGCTGTACCAGCTACTGCATGGCGGCCAAAGAAGATAAAAAAGAGGTTGTGGCTTCTGCAGTAAAGGCCAATCTCGAAAAAGTCATTGCCTTGAAGGCCGATTTAGTATTGGTTTCGGGATTTACTGATCTTCAAGACATTGAAACGTTGAGAAAATTTGGAATAAAAGTAGAGGTTTTCCAGTCACCTAAATCGTTTCAAGAAATCTGCGGCCAGTTTATTCGTCTAGGTAAACTTATAGGAAAAGAGGAAAGAGCCCGCCAGATAGTGCTCGAAAGCGAGCAAAAAATAAAAAACATCTCATCCGGAATAAAATGGGGAAAAAAGCCCCGGATGTTTTTTCAAATAGGCGCTAATCCTCTATTCTCGGTGTTGCCCAATACTTTTATGGATGATTACATGAATTTTTTAGGAGCGGAAAATATAGCAAAAACCTTGAAACGGGGTTCGGTGAGCCGTGAATTTGTAATAGCCCAAAATCCCGACTATATTTTTATAGTCACCATGGGTATCGTAGGAAAAGAAGAAAAAGACACCTGGAGCAGGTACTCCCAACTGACAGCATCAAGAAAAAAACAGATACACATTATTGAGTCGGACATTGCTTGTCAACCGACTCCCATTACTTTTGTACAAACAATGGAAGTCTTGGAAAAAATAATAAACAAATAA
- a CDS encoding TonB-dependent receptor: protein MYKKILSGVAALLAFAGMLQAQETVKDYDLDEVVVTATRMNLPLKSIPQKVEIIDKDKILSIPAENAAELLKRATNLDMIQYPGASATVGMRGFSPTAHARSYTLVMIDGLPSGTSNLTTLPTSVIERIEVIKGPYSVLYGTDAMGGVINIITKKATLQKTGEVSLKGGSFGTTSFDANAAGMLSDRVGVVVGFSNQIQQKDYRIGGKNLLKISKTEKLILDEKSYDDVYPNTTFQMSQLFGKLNYSVNNQWNVSVSSFYNLASDVETPGNYFTQIASKKDIGRLNLFSEISHTSENNKLIIAPYYSNEKNWNYETAASDKTNFISFKDDVSEYGVRTNNTYYLNHITLLAGMDYDVLDYQSTRQSKKGNEASPYKPNNRNQRLSAFVQTNYELGDLSINGGLRANYIRYKIFKHDSLSNKSTSDNYFYLIPSLGLKYNLPKGFNVHASVGKAFSIPDAFATSGFYEVNTMVGEWPFRMAYVGNADLKPETSITYEGGMGYYRDTFYFDLTYFNTTHKNKIVTRRTSGMGNEADSTHYENAKSASMSGLEFIGSINIGQLVGWNNKVEIYGGLTYMFNNIFTEFATEKVKDLLFVNKANGNFGISYDNRKGFTTRLHARYKGRRLERDGFSRARPLITKENYYTKGGYKETDKILQFSDHLIFDYSAFYNLTPKARIGISVSNLFDENYTEKDGYNMPGRNIMGHASYFF from the coding sequence ATGTACAAAAAAATTTTATCGGGAGTTGCGGCCCTGCTTGCTTTTGCAGGGATGCTACAAGCCCAGGAGACCGTTAAGGATTACGATCTCGACGAGGTTGTTGTTACGGCAACACGAATGAACTTGCCACTTAAAAGTATTCCACAAAAAGTGGAAATTATTGACAAAGACAAAATCCTGTCTATTCCTGCCGAAAATGCAGCTGAGCTTCTAAAGAGAGCAACAAATCTTGACATGATTCAATATCCCGGTGCGTCAGCCACCGTGGGTATGAGGGGATTTTCACCTACAGCGCACGCACGCAGCTATACCCTTGTAATGATTGACGGATTACCATCCGGGACAAGCAATTTGACAACCTTACCCACATCGGTTATTGAACGTATCGAAGTGATCAAAGGCCCCTATTCGGTTCTCTACGGAACCGATGCCATGGGAGGCGTAATAAACATCATCACAAAAAAAGCAACGTTACAAAAAACCGGGGAAGTTTCGCTCAAAGGCGGAAGTTTTGGCACAACTTCGTTCGATGCCAATGCGGCGGGCATGCTTTCTGACAGAGTTGGTGTCGTCGTGGGTTTTTCGAACCAGATACAGCAAAAAGATTACCGCATAGGCGGAAAAAATTTGTTGAAAATATCCAAAACGGAGAAGCTCATCCTCGACGAAAAATCATATGACGATGTGTATCCGAACACCACGTTTCAGATGTCTCAACTCTTTGGAAAACTAAACTATTCCGTGAACAACCAATGGAACGTGTCTGTATCGTCGTTCTACAACCTGGCTTCGGATGTGGAAACACCCGGAAATTACTTCACTCAGATTGCATCCAAAAAAGATATCGGCAGACTCAATCTGTTCAGCGAAATATCACACACGTCTGAAAACAACAAATTAATCATTGCACCTTACTATTCCAACGAAAAAAACTGGAATTACGAAACAGCAGCAAGCGACAAAACCAATTTCATCTCTTTTAAGGATGATGTGAGTGAGTATGGTGTGAGAACAAACAATACGTATTATCTCAATCATATAACCCTGTTGGCAGGCATGGACTATGATGTGCTGGATTATCAATCTACCCGCCAATCAAAAAAAGGAAATGAAGCAAGCCCCTATAAGCCAAACAACAGAAATCAACGGTTATCGGCTTTTGTTCAAACAAATTACGAGTTGGGAGACTTATCCATAAATGGAGGATTAAGAGCAAACTATATCCGGTATAAAATCTTCAAACATGATAGCCTGAGTAATAAGAGCACCTCGGACAATTATTTTTATCTGATTCCATCTCTGGGACTAAAATACAACCTGCCTAAAGGGTTCAACGTCCATGCAAGTGTGGGAAAAGCATTCAGTATTCCCGACGCATTTGCCACATCGGGCTTTTATGAGGTAAATACCATGGTTGGCGAGTGGCCATTCAGGATGGCCTATGTGGGAAATGCAGACTTGAAACCCGAAACGTCAATCACTTACGAAGGAGGAATGGGGTATTATCGGGATACATTTTATTTTGACCTAACCTATTTCAACACAACCCACAAAAATAAAATTGTAACACGAAGAACATCCGGTATGGGCAATGAAGCAGATTCCACTCATTATGAAAATGCGAAATCGGCATCAATGAGCGGATTGGAGTTTATAGGTTCGATAAATATAGGACAACTGGTTGGGTGGAACAACAAAGTGGAAATATACGGAGGATTAACCTACATGTTCAACAATATATTTACAGAATTCGCAACCGAGAAAGTGAAAGACCTCTTGTTTGTGAATAAAGCCAACGGTAATTTCGGAATCTCCTACGACAACCGCAAAGGTTTTACCACCCGCCTGCATGCAAGATATAAAGGGCGTCGGTTGGAAAGAGACGGTTTTTCGAGAGCAAGACCTCTGATTACGAAAGAAAACTACTATACAAAAGGGGGTTACAAAGAAACCGACAAGATATTACAATTTTCAGATCATCTTATTTTCGATTATTCGGCTTTCTACAATCTTACCCCCAAAGCCCGTATCGGCATCTCCGTTTCCAACCTTTTCGATGAAAACTACACCGAGAAAGACGGATACAACATGCCGGGACGGAACATTATGGGTCATGCATCTTATTTCTTTTAA
- a CDS encoding iron ABC transporter permease: MSKKLIWFIYVLLFLVALSVVIILSLSIGEIPIPYKKIPQILADKESMEYGVLFYIRIPRTLLGFAIGGSLSLAGAILQGIYRNPLVEPYTLGISGGASLGVTFAIVAGLHLLNILLLPLAGFIGAFTTIFLVYTLSLKKGALSVNRMLLIGVMISFISSSLMMFLMSITATENIHGIVFWIMGSLNESNTAMIGAMVVLSIVCLLISYLFVMPLNALRLGEEKARHLGINSNATIRILFVITSVLTGACIAVGGVIGFVGLVIPHIVRLFVGSDYRIMLVSSFLSGSIFLILCDIIARTIISPNELPIGVITGIVGGVVFIVLLSRSQKRSKLLRI; this comes from the coding sequence ATGTCTAAAAAACTCATTTGGTTCATCTACGTTCTTCTGTTTTTGGTAGCATTATCTGTTGTCATAATTCTATCGCTAAGCATTGGCGAAATCCCCATACCCTATAAAAAAATTCCGCAAATTCTCGCCGATAAGGAGAGCATGGAGTACGGCGTGTTGTTTTACATTCGTATTCCGCGCACATTGCTTGGCTTTGCCATAGGCGGGAGCCTGAGCCTGGCCGGCGCCATATTACAAGGAATTTACCGCAATCCCCTGGTGGAGCCCTACACACTGGGCATATCGGGGGGAGCATCCCTGGGTGTTACGTTTGCCATCGTGGCAGGATTACACTTGCTTAACATCCTACTTTTGCCGCTTGCCGGATTTATCGGTGCATTTACAACCATATTTCTGGTTTATACATTAAGTTTGAAAAAGGGTGCACTGAGTGTGAACAGGATGCTCCTTATCGGTGTTATGATCAGTTTTATCTCGTCCTCGTTGATGATGTTTTTAATGTCCATCACAGCGACAGAAAACATCCACGGCATTGTCTTCTGGATTATGGGATCGCTCAACGAATCCAATACCGCCATGATCGGAGCCATGGTTGTCTTGTCAATCGTTTGCCTGCTTATTTCTTATCTGTTTGTGATGCCACTCAATGCGCTACGCCTGGGGGAGGAAAAAGCCCGCCATTTAGGCATTAATTCCAATGCCACTATTCGTATTTTATTTGTTATTACCTCTGTCCTCACCGGTGCCTGTATCGCCGTTGGAGGAGTTATTGGATTTGTTGGATTGGTTATTCCTCACATTGTCCGCCTGTTTGTAGGTTCGGATTATCGCATTATGCTGGTTTCCTCTTTTTTAAGCGGAAGTATTTTTTTAATATTGTGTGATATTATTGCCCGGACCATCATTTCTCCTAACGAATTACCTATCGGCGTAATTACAGGAATTGTGGGTGGAGTAGTTTTTATTGTCTTACTAAGCCGTTCTCAAAAACGCTCTAAACTGCTGCGAATATGA
- a CDS encoding ABC transporter ATP-binding protein, with protein sequence MKELLTLNNFSCGYKNGFSINGISFSLIEGTFTGIIGPNGSGKTTLFRGISGDLPVRSGSVLFEDRDLSLLTLREKAQKIAIVSQFTETTHITVEEYVLMGRMPYRKPFQFFDKAEDIDIAHHYMQLTNTYRLRDKSMAELSGGEQQMASIASALCQNPALLLLDEPTSHLDITHQVKFMNLMQKLNDELKLSVIMIVHDLTLAAEYCDYLIMMKNGRIHRKGSPENVLTYENIEHVYDTVVVVKINPVSGKPVVFPVSERRLRELNIP encoded by the coding sequence ATGAAAGAATTACTCACATTAAATAATTTTTCGTGTGGTTACAAGAACGGCTTTTCTATAAACGGTATCAGCTTTTCTTTAATTGAAGGCACCTTTACCGGCATCATTGGCCCTAACGGATCGGGGAAAACCACACTTTTCCGCGGTATCTCCGGCGACCTTCCCGTACGCTCCGGATCTGTTCTGTTCGAAGACAGGGATTTATCGCTGTTGACGCTCCGCGAAAAAGCACAGAAAATCGCTATTGTATCGCAATTTACGGAAACAACCCACATCACGGTCGAAGAATACGTATTGATGGGAAGAATGCCCTACAGGAAACCGTTTCAGTTTTTCGACAAGGCCGAAGATATAGATATTGCACATCACTACATGCAGTTGACCAATACGTACCGGCTTCGCGACAAATCCATGGCTGAACTGAGCGGAGGAGAACAACAAATGGCAAGCATTGCTTCGGCACTCTGCCAGAATCCGGCGCTTTTACTGCTGGATGAACCCACGTCGCACCTCGACATCACCCACCAGGTGAAGTTCATGAACCTGATGCAAAAACTTAACGATGAGCTGAAATTATCCGTGATCATGATTGTGCATGACTTAACATTGGCTGCCGAATACTGCGATTACCTCATCATGATGAAAAACGGTAGAATCCACAGGAAAGGGAGTCCCGAAAACGTTCTTACATACGAGAACATCGAGCATGTTTACGATACCGTTGTGGTTGTAAAAATAAATCCCGTATCGGGAAAACCGGTGGTCTTTCCTGTCTCGGAGCGAAGATTAAGAGAACTAAACATACCATAA
- a CDS encoding cob(I)yrinic acid a,c-diamide adenosyltransferase, whose product MNNLGLIHIYTGDGKGKTTASVGLAIRALGSGLKVVYCSFHKKPEKYGYTEIDGLKKLGAQVFTFAKGHPHLDKSIDENAIKREVSEAIDTLNRMLKNDQTDMLILDEILISVRDNYLEENTLIDFMKNKPPHTELILTGRGATPNVMDLADYVSFIRKIKHPYDKGVFSREGIEY is encoded by the coding sequence GTGAATAACTTAGGACTTATACATATTTATACCGGTGACGGAAAAGGAAAAACAACGGCATCGGTAGGATTGGCCATACGTGCATTGGGAAGCGGATTAAAGGTGGTTTACTGCTCTTTTCACAAAAAGCCTGAAAAATACGGATATACCGAAATTGATGGCCTGAAGAAGCTTGGCGCTCAGGTATTCACCTTTGCAAAAGGACATCCGCACCTGGATAAAAGTATTGACGAAAACGCAATCAAGCGCGAGGTTTCCGAAGCAATCGACACCCTTAACCGGATGCTGAAAAACGATCAGACAGACATGCTTATTCTCGACGAAATACTTATCTCCGTCAGGGATAATTACCTGGAAGAAAATACCTTAATTGATTTTATGAAAAACAAGCCTCCTCATACGGAACTCATCCTAACGGGAAGAGGAGCCACTCCGAATGTTATGGATCTGGCCGATTACGTGAGTTTCATCCGGAAAATAAAACATCCCTACGATAAAGGCGTTTTTAGCCGCGAAGGAATAGAGTATTGA